In Carassius auratus strain Wakin unplaced genomic scaffold, ASM336829v1 scaf_tig00014135, whole genome shotgun sequence, one DNA window encodes the following:
- the LOC113074239 gene encoding mast cell protease 1A-like: protein MMTIISLLLLASLLPHLTFTADVDVGIVNGREAKPHSRPYMVSIQLNERHICGGFLISDQWVLTAAHCWKGNVILTVVVGAHDLSNSMSLNHSSVKNYIPHPDYKPKNDIMLLMLYKKVRLNNNVGLISLPKDSKNVNVDTLCSVAGWGRLWINGSPSNHLMEANVTILNHKKCKRKWGSSYSALKMICVYGGGGSCKGDSGGPLVCNNVAVGVVSFTEVNNCDLPKRPNVYTKISTFHISKLNKTCTLPKGDSGGLLVCNSMAIFY from the exons ATGATGACCAtcatctctctgctcctgctggcCTCTCTGCTGCCACACCTGACCTTCACTG CTGATGTGGATGTGGGTATAGTAAATGGCAGGGAAGCAAAACCCCACTCCAGACCTTACATGGTTTCCATTCAATTGAATGAGCGACACATCTGTGGTGGATTCCTCATTTCTGATCAGTGGGTCTTGACTGCTGCACATTGCTGGAAAGG AAATGTGATTTTGACGGTTGTTGTTGGTGCTCATGACTTAAGCAACAGTATGAGTTTGAACCACAGCAGTGTAAAGAACTACATCCCGCATCCAGACTACAAACCTAAAAATGACATCATGCTTTTGATG CTATATAAAAAAGTCAGACTAAACAACAATGTTGGACTGATATCATTGCCAAAGGACAGCAAAAACGTCAATGTGGATACTCTCTGTAGTGTTGCGGGCTGGGGAAGACTGTGGATTAATGGCTCACCGAGCAATCATCTAATGGAGGCAAACGTGACTATACTGAATCACAAAAAGTGTAAACGTAAATGGGGATCCAGCTACTCGGCCTTGAAGATGATCTGTGTATATGGTGGTGGTGGATCCTGCAAA GGGGATTCTGGAGGACCCTTGGTGTGCAATAATGTCGCAGTTGGTGTTGTTTCATTCACCGAGGTAAACAACTGTGACTTACCCAAACGACCAAATGTCTACACCAAGATTTCCACATTTCACATTTCTAAGTTGAATAAAAC CTGCACACTGCCcaag GGTGATTCTGGAGGTCTGCTGGTGTGCAATTCAATGGCAATCTTTTATTGA
- the LOC113074242 gene encoding kallikrein-7-like: protein MSAAYGLLLSVALTSFILTGTFGADIINGKKAKKNSMLYMASVQINGKHKCGGFLINPSYVLTAAHCDKSGNMTVILGTHNISPQGANLKRYPVQNRHKHPSYETPKTGNDIMLLKLSKKLKTGKGVKTIKIPSKAKPLKSKTKCQVAGWGQTEKENVVNDLLVTDVSPINSSTCQTMWKKLKVNLPQNILCAGGYETKSGACQGDSGGPLVCSGTAVGIVSFNMGRCDYPNVPNVYTEISKFRHWINEVIKGGA, encoded by the exons ATGAGTGCGGCGTATGGCCTGTTGCTGTCAGTTGCACTGACGAGCTTTATACTGACTG GCACATTTGGAGCTGAtatcatcaatggcaaaaaagCCAAGAAGAACTCCATGCTGTACATGGCATCAGTGCAGATTAATGGAAAACACAAATGTGGAGGATTCCTGATCAACCCGAGCTATGTGCTCACAGCCGCACACTGCGATAAAAG TGGTAACATGACTGTGATCCTGGGCACCCACAACATCAGTCCACAAGGAGCAAATCTGAAAAGATATCCAGTGCAAAATAGACATAAGCACCCATCCTACGAAACTCCCAAAACTGGGAATGACATCATGCTTCTGAAG TTGTCCAAGAAGCTGAAAACCGGCAAAGGTGTGAAAACCATCAAAATACCGAGCAAAGCCAAACCCCTGAAGTCAAAGACCAAGTGCCAGGTTGCAGGATGGGGTCAAACTGAAAAGGAAAATGTGGTGAACGATCTGCTGGTGACAGATGTGTCACCTATCAACTCCTCCACCTGCCAGACAATGTGGAAAAAATTGAAGGTGAATCTTCCCCAAAACATCCTGTGTGCTGGGGGTTACGAGACCAAAAGTGGCGCTTGTCAG GGTGATTCGGGTGGACCGTTGGTGTGCAGTGGGACAGCAGTTGGAATTGTTTCTTTCAACATGGGACGCTGTGACTACCCAAATGTTCCCAATGTTTACACTGAAATTTCTAAATTCAGACACTGGATCAATGAGGTGATCAAAGGAGGTGCTTGA